In Citrobacter sp. RHB25-C09, the following proteins share a genomic window:
- the pyrC gene encoding dihydroorotase codes for MTAPSQVLKIRRPDDWHLHLRDGDMLQTVVPYTSEIYARAIVMPNLAPPVTTVDAAMAYRQRILAAVPTGHTFTPLMTCYLTDTLDPDELERGFREGVFTAAKLYPANATTNSSHGVTSVDAIMPVLERMEKLGMPLLVHGEVTHAEIDIFDREARFIETVMEPLRRRLPALKVVFEHITTKDAAEYVRDGNELLAATITPQHLMFNRNHMLVGGIRPHLYCLPILKRNVHQQALRELVASGFERVFLGTDSAPHARHRKESSCGCAGCFNAPTALASYATVFEEMNALAHFEAFCSLNGPRFYGLPVNESFVELIREEQSVPEHITIAGDTLVPFLAGETVRWSIKK; via the coding sequence ATGACTGCACCATCCCAGGTTTTAAAGATCCGCCGCCCAGACGACTGGCACCTTCACCTTCGCGATGGCGATATGTTGCAAACCGTTGTGCCCTATACCAGTGAAATTTACGCCCGGGCAATTGTAATGCCGAACCTGGCGCCACCTGTCACCACCGTTGATGCGGCCATGGCTTATCGTCAGCGTATACTTGCCGCTGTCCCGACCGGACATACCTTCACCCCGCTAATGACCTGCTACCTCACGGACACGCTGGATCCTGATGAGCTGGAACGAGGCTTCCGTGAAGGCGTCTTCACGGCGGCAAAACTCTACCCTGCCAATGCGACGACCAACTCCAGCCACGGAGTCACGTCTGTCGATGCCATCATGCCAGTGCTTGAGCGCATGGAAAAACTCGGTATGCCACTGCTGGTTCACGGTGAAGTCACCCATGCGGAAATCGATATTTTTGACCGCGAAGCGCGTTTTATTGAGACGGTCATGGAGCCTTTGCGCCGCCGTCTGCCCGCACTGAAAGTGGTGTTTGAGCACATCACCACCAAAGATGCCGCAGAGTACGTTCGCGACGGTAACGAACTGTTGGCGGCGACGATTACGCCACAACATCTGATGTTTAACCGTAACCACATGCTGGTCGGTGGGATCCGCCCTCATCTTTACTGTCTGCCGATTCTGAAACGCAACGTGCATCAGCAGGCGTTACGTGAACTGGTCGCCAGCGGCTTTGAGCGTGTATTCCTTGGCACCGATTCCGCCCCGCACGCCAGACATCGCAAAGAGTCCAGCTGTGGCTGTGCGGGCTGCTTTAACGCGCCAACGGCGCTGGCAAGCTACGCAACCGTATTTGAAGAGATGAACGCACTGGCTCATTTTGAAGCATTTTGTTCCCTGAACGGCCCTCGCTTCTACGGTTTGCCGGTGAACGAGTCATTCGTTGAACTGATCCGCGAAGAGCAGAGCGTTCCGGAGCACATTACGATCGCCGGCGACACACTCGTGCCGTTCCTCGCTGGCGAAACGGTACGCTGGTCCATCAAAAAGTAA
- a CDS encoding lipoprotein, with translation MKKIFFAAALVVGGLLVGCNQLTQYTVSEQEINQALEKHNNFAKDIGLPGVADAHIVLTNLASQIGREEPNKVTLTGDANLDMNSLFGSQKATLKLKLKALPVFNKEKGAIFLQEMEVVDATVTPEKMQGILQTLMPYLNQSLRNYFNQQPAYILREDSSKGEAMAKKLAKGIEVKPGEIIIPFVD, from the coding sequence ATGAAGAAGATATTTTTTGCCGCCGCGCTGGTTGTTGGCGGCCTGTTAGTTGGCTGTAACCAACTCACACAGTACACGGTCAGTGAACAGGAAATTAATCAGGCGCTTGAAAAGCACAATAATTTTGCCAAAGACATCGGCCTGCCTGGCGTTGCCGACGCGCACATTGTTTTAACCAATCTCGCAAGTCAAATTGGTCGGGAAGAGCCAAATAAAGTGACGCTCACTGGCGACGCGAATCTGGATATGAACTCTCTGTTTGGCAGTCAGAAGGCGACCCTGAAGCTGAAACTGAAAGCGCTTCCGGTCTTTAACAAAGAAAAAGGGGCCATTTTCCTGCAGGAAATGGAAGTCGTTGATGCCACCGTAACGCCAGAAAAAATGCAGGGGATTCTGCAAACACTGATGCCCTATTTAAATCAGTCTCTTCGGAACTATTTTAACCAGCAGCCTGCTTACATCCTGCGAGAAGACAGCAGTAAGGGTGAAGCCATGGCGAAGAAACTGGCCAAAGGTATCGAGGTAAAACCGGGCGAAATTATCATCCCGTTCGTCGATTAA
- the mdtH gene encoding multidrug efflux MFS transporter MdtH, with protein sequence MSRVSQARNLGKYFLLIDNMLVVLGFFVVFPLISIRFVDQMGWAAVMVGIALGLRQFIQQGLGIFGGAIADRFGAKPMIVTGMLMRAAGFATMGIAQDPWLLWFSCFLSGLGGTLFDPPRSALVVKLIRPEQRGRFFSLLMMQDSAGAVIGALLGSWLLQYDFRLVCATGAVLFVLCAAFNAWLLPAWKLSTVRIPVREGMSRVLSDKRFVTYVLTLAGYYMLAVQVMLMLPIMVNDIAGTPSAVKWMYAIEACLSLTLLYPIARWSEKRFRLEHRLMAGLLLMSLSMLPVGLVSNLQQLFTLICTFYVGSIIAEPARETLSASLSDARARGSYMGFSRLGLAIGGAIGYIGGGWLFDMGKLLQQPELPWMMLGIIGLITFLALGWQFSHRRTPRGMLEPGA encoded by the coding sequence ATGTCGCGTGTCTCGCAGGCCAGGAACCTGGGTAAATATTTCCTGCTCATCGATAATATGCTGGTGGTATTGGGCTTCTTCGTTGTTTTCCCGCTGATCTCCATTCGCTTCGTCGACCAAATGGGTTGGGCTGCCGTGATGGTCGGGATAGCGCTCGGCCTGCGACAGTTCATTCAGCAAGGGCTGGGGATATTTGGCGGCGCCATTGCCGACCGCTTCGGGGCGAAACCCATGATTGTCACCGGCATGCTGATGCGCGCCGCCGGCTTTGCCACGATGGGCATCGCCCAGGATCCCTGGCTGCTGTGGTTCTCCTGTTTCCTCTCTGGCCTGGGCGGAACGCTGTTTGACCCGCCGCGCTCTGCGTTGGTGGTTAAGCTGATTCGTCCGGAACAGCGCGGTCGTTTTTTCTCATTACTCATGATGCAGGACAGCGCGGGCGCGGTCATTGGCGCGCTGTTGGGCAGTTGGTTGCTACAGTACGATTTCCGTCTGGTCTGTGCGACAGGCGCGGTCCTGTTTGTGTTATGCGCCGCCTTTAATGCCTGGCTGCTGCCAGCGTGGAAACTCTCTACCGTGCGCATCCCGGTTCGCGAAGGGATGAGCCGCGTACTCAGCGATAAACGCTTTGTCACCTATGTCCTGACGCTGGCCGGGTATTACATGCTGGCGGTGCAGGTCATGTTGATGCTGCCGATTATGGTGAATGACATCGCCGGTACTCCCAGCGCGGTAAAATGGATGTATGCGATTGAAGCCTGTCTTTCACTGACGCTGCTCTACCCCATCGCCCGCTGGAGTGAAAAACGCTTTCGCCTTGAACATCGACTGATGGCCGGTTTGCTGCTGATGTCCCTGAGTATGTTACCCGTCGGTCTGGTGAGCAATTTGCAGCAGCTTTTCACCCTGATCTGTACGTTTTACGTTGGCTCAATCATTGCCGAGCCTGCGCGTGAAACGCTGAGTGCGTCACTGTCTGATGCCCGTGCGCGCGGTAGCTATATGGGCTTTAGCCGTCTGGGACTCGCCATTGGCGGCGCGATTGGCTATATCGGAGGCGGCTGGCTGTTTGATATGGGTAAACTGCTCCAGCAGCCGGAACTGCCGTGGATGATGTTGGGGATCATTGGCCTTATCACTTTTCTGGCGCTTGGCTGGCAGTTTAGCCACAGGCGTACCCCGCGCGGTATGCTCGAACCCGGTGCCTGA
- the rimJ gene encoding ribosomal protein S5-alanine N-acetyltransferase, which yields MFGYRSNVPKVRLTTDRLVVRLVHERDAWRLADYYAENRHFLKPWEPIRDESHCYPSGWQARLSMIGEFHKQGTAFYFALLDPDEKEVIGVANFSNVVRGSFHACYLGYSIAQKWQGQGLMFEALSAAIRYMQRTQHIHRIMANYMPHNKRSGDLLARLGFEKEGYAKDYLLIDGQWRDHVLTALTTTEWTPGR from the coding sequence ATGTTTGGCTACCGCAGTAACGTGCCGAAAGTGCGCTTAACGACCGACCGGCTGGTGGTGCGTTTAGTGCATGAGCGTGATGCCTGGCGTCTGGCAGACTATTACGCAGAAAATCGTCATTTCTTAAAACCCTGGGAGCCGATTCGTGATGAAAGCCACTGCTATCCTTCTGGCTGGCAGGCCCGGTTGAGTATGATCGGTGAATTCCATAAACAAGGTACCGCCTTCTATTTCGCGCTGCTCGATCCGGATGAAAAAGAGGTTATCGGTGTCGCGAACTTTTCTAACGTTGTGCGCGGATCGTTTCATGCCTGCTATCTGGGCTATTCCATTGCGCAAAAATGGCAAGGTCAGGGGCTGATGTTTGAAGCGCTAAGCGCCGCCATCCGCTATATGCAACGCACTCAGCATATTCATCGCATTATGGCGAACTATATGCCGCACAATAAACGCAGCGGCGATTTACTGGCGCGACTCGGTTTTGAAAAAGAGGGTTACGCGAAAGATTACCTGTTGATTGACGGGCAGTGGCGCGATCACGTGCTGACGGCGTTAACGACAACGGAATGGACCCCTGGTCGGTGA
- a CDS encoding YceH family protein, translated as MKYELTATEARVIGCLLEKQVTTPEQYPLSVNGVVTACNQKTNREPVMNLSEHEVQEQLDNLVKRHFLRTVSGFGNRVTKYEQRFCNSEFGDLKLTSAEVAVVTTLLLRGAQTPGELRTRAARMHEFSDMAEVESTLERLATREDGPYVVRLAREPGKRESRYMHLFCGEVDEQAMLATAPQMASGDLSARVEALENEVAELKQRLDSLLAHLGD; from the coding sequence ATGAAATATGAATTAACCGCCACTGAAGCCCGCGTGATTGGTTGCCTGCTGGAAAAGCAGGTCACGACACCGGAGCAGTATCCGCTCTCCGTAAACGGCGTTGTGACCGCCTGCAACCAGAAAACTAACCGTGAACCGGTCATGAATTTGTCGGAGCATGAGGTACAAGAGCAACTCGATAACCTGGTTAAGCGCCATTTCTTGCGCACGGTGAGCGGGTTTGGTAATCGCGTCACTAAATATGAACAGCGCTTCTGTAATTCAGAGTTTGGCGACCTGAAGTTAACGAGTGCGGAAGTGGCGGTGGTGACCACGCTGTTACTGCGCGGCGCGCAGACGCCAGGCGAATTGCGCACCCGCGCCGCGCGGATGCATGAATTCAGCGATATGGCCGAAGTGGAGTCCACGCTCGAGCGGCTGGCGACGCGCGAGGACGGCCCGTATGTGGTGCGTCTGGCCCGCGAGCCGGGCAAACGTGAGAGCCGCTACATGCATCTGTTTTGTGGCGAAGTGGATGAACAGGCGATGTTAGCCACCGCGCCGCAAATGGCTTCGGGTGATTTATCGGCACGGGTCGAGGCGCTGGAAAACGAGGTGGCCGAGTTAAAGCAGCGACTCGACTCATTGCTGGCGCATCTGGGAGATTAA
- a CDS encoding Gfo/Idh/MocA family oxidoreductase: protein MEKLRIGVVGLGGIAQKAWLPVLGTSGDWTLQGAWSPSREKAERICESWRIPCASSLATLAADCDAVFVHSSTASHYAVVSELLNAGVHVCVDKPLAENLADAERLVELAAKKKLTLMVGFNRRFAPLYRELKNSLSSAASVRMDKHRTDSVGPHDLRFTLLDDYLHVVDTALWLAGGKAKLSSGTLLTNESGEMLYAEHHFAADQLQITTSMHRRAGSQREWVQAVTDGGLIDVTDMREWREERGQGVIVKPIPGWQTTLEQRGFTGCARHFIECVQNQTVPETAGEQAILAQRVVEKLWREAMSE from the coding sequence GTGGAAAAATTACGCATCGGTGTGGTCGGTCTGGGCGGCATTGCGCAAAAAGCCTGGCTGCCGGTACTGGGAACCTCCGGCGACTGGACGCTTCAGGGCGCCTGGTCGCCCTCGCGTGAAAAAGCGGAGCGGATCTGCGAAAGCTGGCGCATTCCCTGCGCCAGTTCTCTTGCGACTCTGGCTGCTGATTGTGACGCTGTATTTGTTCATTCCAGTACCGCGTCGCATTATGCCGTGGTAAGCGAATTGCTTAATGCGGGCGTCCATGTCTGCGTCGATAAACCGCTGGCGGAGAATTTAGCTGACGCGGAACGGCTGGTGGAACTGGCGGCCAAGAAAAAGCTCACCCTTATGGTCGGCTTCAACCGTCGCTTCGCGCCGCTGTATCGGGAACTGAAAAACTCGCTGAGTAGCGCGGCATCCGTGCGCATGGATAAGCACCGGACCGACAGCGTAGGCCCGCACGATCTGCGCTTTACGCTGCTGGATGATTATCTGCATGTGGTCGATACCGCATTATGGCTGGCAGGCGGTAAAGCGAAGCTGAGTAGCGGAACGCTGTTAACCAATGAGTCTGGCGAGATGCTCTATGCTGAGCACCATTTCGCGGCAGATCAGCTGCAAATCACCACCAGTATGCATCGGCGGGCGGGAAGCCAGCGTGAATGGGTGCAGGCCGTGACGGACGGCGGGCTCATTGACGTCACCGATATGCGCGAATGGCGAGAAGAGCGGGGTCAGGGTGTGATCGTCAAACCTATTCCCGGTTGGCAAACTACGCTGGAGCAACGTGGATTTACCGGCTGTGCGCGCCATTTCATTGAATGTGTGCAAAATCAGACGGTTCCGGAAACGGCGGGGGAGCAAGCTATTCTCGCCCAGCGCGTGGTGGAAAAGCTGTGGCGCGAGGCGATGAGCGAATAA
- the murJ gene encoding murein biosynthesis integral membrane protein MurJ, which translates to MNLLKSLAAVSSMTMFSRVLGFARDAIVARIFGAGMATDAFFVAFKLPNLLRRIFAEGAFSQAFVPILAEYKSKQGEDATRVFVAYVSGLLTLALAVVTVAGMLAAPWVIMVTAPGFADTADKFALTTKLLQITFPYILLISLASLVGAILNTWNRFSIPAFAPTFLNISMIGFALFAAPYFNPPVLALAWAVTVGGVLQLVYQLPHLKKIGMLVLPRINFRDAGAMRVVKQMGPAILGVSVSQISLIINTIFASFLASGSVSWMYYADRLMEFPSGVLGVALGTILLPSLSKSFASGNHDEYCRLMDWGLRLCFLLALPSAVALGILSGPLTVSLFQYGKFNAFDALMTQQALIAYSVGLMGLIVVKVLAPGFYSRQDIKTPVRIAIVTLILTQLMNLAFIVPLKHAGLALSIGLAACLNASLLYWQLRKQKIFTPQPGWMGFLSRLVIAVLVMSAVLVGMLHIMPEWSQGTMPWRLLRLMAVVVAGIAAYFAALAVMGFKVKEFARRTV; encoded by the coding sequence ATGAATTTATTAAAATCGCTGGCGGCCGTCAGCTCAATGACGATGTTTTCACGCGTGCTCGGTTTTGCGCGTGACGCTATTGTCGCCAGAATTTTTGGCGCAGGGATGGCGACCGATGCCTTTTTTGTGGCGTTTAAATTACCTAACCTCTTGCGGCGTATCTTCGCGGAAGGGGCGTTTTCCCAGGCCTTTGTGCCCATTCTGGCTGAGTACAAAAGTAAGCAGGGTGAAGATGCTACCCGCGTGTTTGTTGCGTATGTTTCGGGCTTGCTGACGCTGGCGTTGGCGGTCGTGACGGTGGCCGGGATGCTGGCCGCACCGTGGGTGATTATGGTGACGGCACCAGGTTTTGCCGATACCGCCGACAAATTTGCCCTGACCACTAAACTGCTGCAAATTACTTTTCCCTATATCCTGCTGATCTCGCTGGCCTCGCTGGTTGGGGCGATTCTCAATACCTGGAACCGCTTTTCCATTCCAGCCTTTGCGCCGACGTTTCTGAATATCAGCATGATTGGCTTTGCGCTGTTTGCCGCCCCGTATTTTAACCCGCCGGTACTGGCGCTGGCATGGGCGGTCACCGTCGGCGGCGTGCTGCAACTGGTGTATCAACTCCCGCATCTGAAGAAAATCGGTATGCTGGTATTGCCGCGCATTAACTTCCGCGATGCGGGAGCAATGCGCGTCGTGAAACAGATGGGCCCGGCGATCCTGGGTGTTTCGGTCAGTCAGATCTCGCTGATCATCAACACCATTTTTGCCTCTTTTCTCGCTTCGGGGTCCGTTTCATGGATGTACTATGCCGACCGTCTGATGGAGTTCCCATCCGGGGTCCTTGGCGTGGCGCTGGGCACCATTCTGCTGCCGTCGCTGTCGAAAAGTTTTGCCAGCGGAAATCATGATGAATATTGCCGTTTGATGGACTGGGGACTGCGTCTCTGTTTTCTGTTGGCATTACCGAGTGCGGTGGCGCTGGGGATACTCTCTGGCCCGTTGACCGTTTCACTGTTCCAGTACGGTAAATTTAACGCCTTTGACGCGCTGATGACCCAGCAGGCCCTGATTGCCTATTCGGTGGGGTTGATGGGGTTGATCGTCGTTAAGGTGCTGGCACCCGGGTTTTACTCGCGGCAGGACATTAAAACACCGGTACGCATTGCCATCGTGACGCTGATTTTGACTCAGTTAATGAACCTTGCGTTTATTGTTCCGCTGAAACATGCCGGCCTGGCGCTGTCGATCGGTCTGGCGGCCTGTCTGAATGCGTCTTTACTGTACTGGCAGTTGCGCAAACAGAAAATATTCACCCCGCAACCAGGCTGGATGGGCTTTCTGAGTCGTCTGGTAATTGCCGTGCTGGTGATGTCAGCGGTGCTGGTCGGAATGCTGCACATTATGCCCGAGTGGTCGCAGGGGACGATGCCGTGGCGTCTGCTACGCCTGATGGCTGTCGTGGTCGCGGGGATTGCCGCCTACTTTGCTGCATTAGCGGTGATGGGCTTTAAAGTGAAAGAGTTTGCACGCCGTACGGTATAA
- the flgN gene encoding flagella biosynthesis chaperone FlgN translates to MTSLSEVLEHMLSVLDDLKKVMDAEQQQLSVGHINGSQLQRITEEKSSLLATLDYLEQKRRAEQNAQHPGNDDNAERWQSITHKTQHLRDLNQHNGWLLESQIERNQQALNVLKPYQEPSLYGANGQTSTAHRGGKKFSI, encoded by the coding sequence ATGACCAGCCTGTCAGAAGTACTTGAACATATGCTGTCTGTTCTCGATGACCTGAAGAAGGTGATGGATGCTGAACAGCAGCAGCTTTCTGTTGGTCATATCAATGGCAGCCAGTTGCAGCGTATTACAGAAGAAAAAAGCTCGCTGCTGGCGACGCTTGATTATCTGGAGCAGAAGCGACGTGCTGAGCAAAATGCTCAGCACCCGGGCAATGACGATAATGCCGAACGCTGGCAGTCAATAACCCATAAAACGCAGCACCTGCGCGATCTGAATCAACACAACGGCTGGTTGCTGGAAAGTCAGATTGAGCGTAATCAACAGGCGCTGAATGTGCTGAAGCCCTATCAGGAACCGTCGCTCTATGGCGCTAACGGTCAGACCTCAACCGCCCATCGCGGTGGTAAAAAATTCTCGATTTGA
- the flgM gene encoding flagellar biosynthesis anti-sigma factor FlgM → MSIDRTSPLKPVSTVQSRETNDAPVQKALKEKTSAATSTSVTLSDAQAKLMQPGTSDINTSRVEALKTAIRNGELKMDTGKIADALIRETQSYLQSN, encoded by the coding sequence ATGAGCATTGACCGGACCTCACCTTTGAAACCCGTTAGCACCGTCCAGTCGCGTGAAACCAACGATGCGCCAGTACAAAAAGCGCTTAAGGAAAAAACCTCTGCGGCCACCAGCACCAGCGTGACCTTGAGTGATGCCCAGGCAAAATTGATGCAGCCGGGCACCAGCGACATTAATACCAGCCGCGTCGAAGCGCTGAAAACAGCCATTCGTAACGGTGAGCTGAAGATGGACACGGGGAAAATCGCCGATGCGTTGATCCGTGAGACCCAGAGCTACCTGCAGAGTAACTAA
- the flgA gene encoding flagellar basal body P-ring formation chaperone FlgA gives MQTLIRGIAILALLFSPLSHAQDLNALLNDWFAQRLAGFSDEVVVTIRTAPNLLPHCETPTLSVTGSAKLWGNVNVLARCNNEKRYIQVNVQATGHYVVAAVPVARGGTLSQASVTLKRGRLDQLPPRTILDINQVQDAVSLRDLAPGQPVQLNMLRQAWRIKAGQRVQVVATGDGFSVNAEGKALNNAAVAQNVRVRMLSGQVVSGIVDPDGNILINL, from the coding sequence ATGCAAACGCTCATTCGTGGAATCGCCATACTGGCGCTGCTGTTCAGTCCCCTGTCCCACGCCCAGGATCTCAACGCACTGCTGAATGACTGGTTTGCCCAGCGTCTGGCGGGGTTCAGCGATGAAGTTGTGGTGACCATCCGTACCGCGCCAAACCTGCTTCCACACTGCGAGACGCCCACGCTGAGCGTGACGGGCAGCGCGAAATTGTGGGGCAACGTCAATGTGCTGGCGCGCTGTAACAATGAAAAGCGCTATATTCAGGTTAACGTTCAGGCGACAGGTCATTATGTTGTGGCGGCGGTTCCGGTTGCGCGCGGTGGTACCCTGAGTCAGGCCAGCGTGACGCTTAAACGTGGTCGACTGGACCAGCTCCCCCCGCGCACTATTCTGGATATTAATCAGGTACAGGACGCGGTGAGTCTGCGCGATCTGGCCCCCGGGCAGCCGGTTCAGCTCAATATGCTCCGTCAGGCATGGCGCATCAAAGCAGGTCAGCGAGTGCAGGTCGTAGCGACCGGCGATGGGTTTAGCGTGAATGCGGAAGGTAAGGCGTTAAATAACGCCGCAGTGGCGCAAAATGTGCGAGTGAGGATGTTATCGGGTCAGGTTGTCAGCGGTATTGTTGACCCTGATGGGAATATTCTTATTAATCTATAA
- the flgB gene encoding flagellar basal body rod protein FlgB, producing MLDKLDAALRFQQEALNLRAQRQEVLAANIANADTPGYQARDMDFASELKKVMVRGREETSGVSLTLTSAQHIPAKTFSSPSMDLLYRIPDQPSLDGNTVDMDRERTQFADNSLKYQTSLTALSGQIKGMMSVLQGGN from the coding sequence ATGCTCGATAAGCTCGACGCCGCTTTACGTTTTCAACAGGAAGCGCTGAATCTTCGTGCCCAACGGCAGGAAGTCCTGGCAGCCAATATTGCTAACGCCGATACGCCGGGGTATCAGGCACGCGACATGGATTTTGCCAGTGAATTAAAAAAAGTCATGGTGCGTGGACGGGAAGAAACCAGCGGCGTCTCGTTGACGTTGACCTCAGCACAGCATATTCCCGCTAAGACCTTCTCATCGCCTTCAATGGATCTCCTTTACCGTATTCCAGACCAACCGTCCCTTGATGGTAATACCGTCGATATGGACCGGGAGCGGACACAGTTCGCAGACAACAGTCTGAAATACCAAACGAGCCTGACGGCGTTGAGTGGACAAATTAAAGGCATGATGAGCGTGCTACAGGGAGGAAACTAA
- the flgC gene encoding flagellar basal body rod protein FlgC, producing the protein MALLNIFDIAGSALTAQSQRLNVAASNLANADSVTGPDGQPYRAKQVVFQVDAVPGAATGGVKVANVIESQAPDKLVYEPGNPLADANGYVKMPNVDVVGEMVNTMSASRSYQANVEVLNTVKSMMLKTLTLGQ; encoded by the coding sequence GTGGCGCTACTGAACATTTTTGATATTGCCGGTTCGGCATTAACGGCGCAGTCCCAGCGTCTGAACGTGGCAGCCAGTAACCTGGCGAACGCCGACAGCGTCACCGGGCCGGATGGTCAGCCCTATCGTGCTAAGCAGGTCGTCTTTCAGGTTGATGCAGTGCCCGGCGCGGCAACCGGTGGTGTAAAGGTCGCTAATGTCATTGAGAGCCAGGCACCGGACAAACTGGTTTACGAACCGGGGAATCCGCTGGCCGATGCGAACGGCTACGTGAAGATGCCCAACGTGGATGTGGTTGGCGAGATGGTTAACACCATGTCCGCTTCCCGCAGCTACCAGGCGAACGTTGAAGTTCTCAACACCGTTAAAAGCATGATGCTTAAGACGCTGACGCTCGGTCAGTAA
- the flgD gene encoding flagellar hook assembly protein FlgD: MSIAVNVNDPTNSGVPGTGGGSSLSGSNSADLQSSFLTLLVAQLKNQDPTNPMQNNELTTQLAQISTVSGVEKLNTTLGSISGQINNAQSMQASALIGHGVMIPGTTILAGKGTEEGATITTTPFGVELQQPADKVTATITDKDGKVVRTIEIGALKAGVHAFTWDGTMTDGTSAPNGSYNVAITASKSSTQLVAQPLQFALVQGVIRSNGGNLLDLGTNGTTTLDEVRQII; this comes from the coding sequence ATGTCAATTGCCGTTAATGTTAACGATCCAACCAACTCAGGTGTGCCCGGCACCGGCGGCGGCAGCTCTCTGTCAGGGAGCAACTCGGCCGATTTACAGAGCAGCTTTTTGACGCTGCTGGTGGCGCAGTTGAAGAATCAGGATCCGACCAACCCGATGCAGAATAATGAACTGACCACCCAGTTGGCGCAGATCAGCACTGTCAGCGGGGTTGAAAAGCTTAACACCACGCTGGGCTCTATCTCCGGCCAGATCAATAACGCGCAGTCCATGCAGGCCAGCGCGTTGATTGGTCATGGCGTAATGATCCCGGGCACGACCATTCTTGCGGGTAAAGGCACCGAAGAAGGGGCCACGATCACGACGACGCCGTTTGGCGTTGAGCTCCAGCAGCCAGCCGATAAAGTCACCGCCACGATTACCGATAAAGACGGCAAGGTGGTACGGACCATTGAAATTGGCGCATTGAAAGCGGGTGTCCACGCCTTTACCTGGGATGGCACGATGACCGACGGCACGTCCGCACCGAATGGTTCCTATAACGTGGCGATTACCGCCAGCAAGAGCAGTACTCAACTGGTGGCGCAACCTCTGCAGTTCGCGCTGGTGCAGGGGGTTATCCGCAGTAACGGCGGCAATCTTCTCGACTTGGGCACCAATGGAACGACCACCCTCGACGAAGTTCGGCAGATAATCTAA